CGAGCACGGGTACGAGGCCGTCGAGACCGCGCTGCACGAGACGCCGGACTTCACCGCCGTTCTCGCGGGCACGGACGTGGTCGCCGCCGGCGCCATGCAGGCGTTGCGTGCTGCGGGGCTGCGGGTGCCGGAGGACGTGTCGATCGTGGGGTACGACGACATTCCGCTGGCCTCCCAGCTGACCCCTCAACTCACCACCGTGCATGTGCCGTACGAGGAGATGGGGCGGGTCGCGCTGCGGGCCGTCGCCGATCGGCGGGAGGGTGGTTCGGGGCGCCGCAAGGGCAGCGACGGCGATCATCTGGTGCTGGGCACCCATGTCGTCGTACGGAACTCGGTTCGGCCGCCCTCGCCTCGCACCTGACAGAGGTGACAGAAGAAGCATTCGTTTCGTAAGCGTTTTCTCAAGGTTTTTTCGTGGCAGGGTCAGGCCGTCCCAAGGGGCGGCCTGATGTCGTTCAGCGACCTAGCCTCACTGTCTGACCTGGTCGTTTGGCCGTCCCAGGCGCTCCGAGGTCACCTTGGGTCCGGCTAACGCAACAGACAGACCGGCGTAACAAATTTCCGCGCACCTCTTGCTATGGACAGACGCCTCGTCCTACCGTCCCAGCAACCGCTTACTACATCTTCCGCTTGGCCGACCCCCCGCAACCGCGAGCCGACGGATTTCCGGCCGCCGTTCCCGGCCCGCACCGAGCCGCCGTCCTCGTTCCGAGACGCCCTACTTTCCGAAGGAACACGGTCAGATGAACTTCACCAGCCCCCGGAGAAGGTTCGCCCACGTCGCTGTCGCGGGTGTCGCCCTGACAGGTCTGCTCGCCGCGTGTGGCGGGTCGGACTCCGGAGACGACGGGTCCTCAGGGGCGTCGGGTCCGGTCACCCTCCCCTTCTGGGGATGGGCCAACGGCCAGGACGCGGTCGTCAAGGCGTTCAACGCCTCGCACAAGGACATCAAGCTCAAGTACACGAAGGTCACCGACCAGCTGACCATGCAGAAGCAGCTGACGAACGCGGTGAAGGCCGGGAACGCGCCGTGCCTGGTGCAGAACACCGCCGAGTACGTGACCAGCTGGGTCTCGCAGGACGCGCTCGCGGACATCTCGCAGTACGTCGACTCCGAGAAGGGGAAGTTCAACGCCGGGGCCTGGGCCAGTGCGCAGGTGCAGGGCAAGTCGTACGGGGTGCCGACCAGCTCCGCGCCGAACTTCACGGTCTACCGGACCGACGTCTTCGACAAGTACGGGCTGAAGGCACCGACGACATGGGACGAGTTCATCGCCGCGGGCAAGGTGCTCAAGAAGCACGGCGTGAAGATCACCAACTATGCGGGGGAAGACCCCAGCACGCTTGAGGTGCTGGCCATGCAGGCCGGTGCGCACTGGTACGCCATCGACGGGAACTCCTGGAAGGTGGACTTCCAGGACGCGGGGACGCTGAAGGCCGCGAAGGTCATTCAGGAGATCATCGACAACGATCTGAACTCCAAGCTGTCGTTCGCGGACTACGCCGCCGTGCAGCGCAACTACGACAACGGCGGTACCGCCACTCGGCAGATCTCCACCTGGCAGCAGGCGGGCATGGTGCAGAACTTCACCAAGTCCTTCGGGAAGTGGGCGCTCGCGCCGTGGCCGACGTTCGCCGGTGAGGCCGCCAAGACGCCCGCCGGCACCAATCTGACCGGCAGCGTGACGCTGGTGACCAAGAGTTGCGAGAACCAGAAGCAGGCCGCCGAGGCCGCGCTGTGGATGTCCACCGATCCCGGTGCCGTGAAGACCATGGCCAGTCCTGAAACCGGTAACGGGGTGTTCCCGGCGCTCAAGGACAGTGACTCCTATGTCGCCGAGGCGACCTCCGAGAAACTGCTCGGGAAGAACTACGACGCCGCGCAGACCGTCGTGAAGGACAGCCTCTCCACCATCACCACCGACTGGACCTTCGGGCCGAACTGGACCGCCATGTTCACGGAGATGCAGGCCGGCTGGGCCAAGGTGGTCAGCAAGGAGCAGACGGTGACCGACCTCCTCGCCCACATGCAGGAGTGGACGGTCAAGGACCTGAAGTCCCGCGGTATCAGCGTCAAGGGCTGAGGCACCGATCCATGATTCGCTCACAGCGCTGGAAGGGTGCCGCGTTCACGGTGCCCTTCCAGCTCGGCTTCGTGTTTCTGTATCTGCTCCCCATCGGGTACGCCGTCTATCAGTCGCTCTATCACGAGCAGCAGTCGGGGCTGGGGCTCGGCGGCGCCACCGAGAAGTTCGTCGGTCTCGACAACTACAAGGAGGGGCTGACCGATTCGGCGTTCATGGGGTCCGTGCTGCGGGTGGTGCTCTTCGCCTGCGTGCAGATTCCCGTGATGCTGCTCATCAGCCTGGTGCTGGCACTGCTCCTGGACGCGGTCACCGCCAAGGTCGCCGGCCGGTTCCGGATTCTGCTGCTGGTGCCGTACATGATCCCGGGTGTGGTCGCCGCGCTCGTGTGGATCAACCTGTACAGCCCGGACGTCGGTCCGTTGACGCCGCTCGGTGACTTCTTCGGGTTCCACTGGAACTTCTTCTCGCCGTCCATGGTGTGGCCGTCCATCGGCAACCTGCTGACCTGGCACGGCATCGGCTACAACATGGTGATCATCTACTCCGCGCTGCAAGGCGTGCCGCGTGAGCTCTTCGAGGCGGCGCGGCTGGACGGCGCCTCGGAGTGGCGGATCGCGCGCAGTATCAAGGTGCCGTTCGTGCGGGGCGCGTTGGTGCTGACCGGCATGCTGTCGATCATCCAGATGCTACAGATCTTCAACGAGCCGGCGCTGTTCCGGAACATCACTCCGCAGACCGTCGACGACAGCTTCACCCCGATCATGATCATCTACAACCAGGCGTTCAACGCCGGCAATTACCACTACGCCGCGACCCTGTCGGTGCTGCTCGCACTGATCCTCGGTGTCGGCTCCTTCCTCTTCTACCGGCTCACTTCGAGGGAGGTCGACTGATGACCATGACCGAAGAGCGCGCTGCGACGACCGGCAAGGTGCGCCGGCTCAACCGGCCCGATCCCGCCGCTCGTTCACGGGGCGGGCAGCGGTTCCTGCTGGTCGGGCTGGCGCTCGCGAGCATGTACAGCCTGTTCCCGGTGTGGTGGCTGATCGTCGCCTCGACCAAGGACCGTACCGGGCTCTATCAGAGCAACGGGCTGTGGTTCTCGGATGGTTGGCATCTGTGGGACAACCTGCGTCAGCTGTTCACGTACAACGACGGCATCTTCCTGCGCTGGACCGCCAACTCCCTTCTGTACGCGGGGGTCGGCTCGCTGGGCGGGACGCTGCTGGCGCTGGCGACGGGGTACGGGCTGGCCCGGTTCCAGTTCCCGGGCCGGAATCTGGTGTTCGCGTGCGTGGTCGGGTCGTTCCTGATCCCGATCGCGCTGCTCACGCTGCCGCTGTATCTGCTGTTCTCGGAGATCGGGCTGGTCGACACGCCCTGGGCGATGCTCATCCCCTGTCTGATCAATCCGTTCAGCGTCTATCTGGCGAAGGTCTACACCGAGGCGACCATCCCGTACGAGCTGCTGGAGGCGGCCCGGATCGACGGCGCCGGCGAGCTGCGGATCTTCTTCAGCATCGTGCTGCGGATGATGACGACCGGCGGGGCGACCGTGTTCCTGCTGGCCTTCGTCAACACCTGGAACGCCTTCTTCCTGCCGCTGACCGTGCTGCGCGGCGAGGAGAACTGGACCCTGAACCTGGGCCTGTACAACTGGTCCGGCAAACGCCTGGAGTCCGGCGTCGACCTGACGAGTCTGGTGCTGACCGGCGCGCTGCTGTCCATCGTGCCGATGGCGATCATGATGGTCGCGATGCGCCGCTACTGGCGGTCCGGCGTGACCCTGGGGGCCCTGAAGTGACCGTGCTGCGCAACCCGGTCATCCGGGGGTTCGCCCCCGATCCCTCGCTGGTACGAGTCGGTGACTGGCACTACGTGGCGACCAGTTCCTTCGAGTGGTTCCCGACCTTGCCGATCCACCGTTCCCGCGATCTCGCGCACTGGGAGTACGCCGGGCACGTCCGGGGCGCGGTCCCGGGCGGCTCGCTCGCCGGGGTGCCCGACTCCGGTGGCGTCTGGGCGCCCTCGCTGAGCTGGGACGGCGAGCGGTTCTGGGTCGTGTACTCGGTGGTGCGTTCGGTCGGGACGCCGTACTTCGATCTGGACACCTATGTGAGTACGGCGCCGGCGGCGGACGGGCCCTGGACCGCTCCCCGCCGGGTCGCGAGCCATGGCTTCGACCCGGCGCTCTTCCATGGCGAGGACGGCCGGCTGTGGCTGCTGAACATGCAGAGCGACCATCGGCCGGGCGGGCGGCGGTTCGCCGGGATCGTGCTGACCGAGCTGGACCGCGAGACGCTGGTCCCGGTGGGTGAGACGCGGCTGCTGCTCCAGCACGAGCGGCTCGTGGAGGGGCCGAAGCTGCTGAAGCGCGGGGACTGGTACTACCTCGTCCTCGCGGAGGGCGGCACCGGTTTCGAGCACGGGGTGCTCGTCGCCCGCAGCCGCGCCCTGACCGGGCCGTACGAACTCGACGGCCGGCCCCTGCTGACGACGCGCGACGACCCGGCCGTGCCGCTACAGAAGGCCGGGCACGCCGAGCTGGTGGAGACGCCGGACGGCGAGTGGTTCCTCAGTCATCTGGCGGCGCGTCCGCTGCGCACGCCCGCCGGACCGCGCTGCCCGCTGGGGCGGGAGACGGCCGTCCAGGCGGTCGTATGGGACGAGGACGGATGGCCCAGGCTGCGGCACGGCGGGCATCATCCGGCGGTCGAGGTCGACGTACCGACAAAAGAACATGTCGTCCAAGGCGAGCCTGTCGAAGGGAGCTTGGGCTGGCCGTGGAGTGCTCTGCGCGAGGCCGTCGACCCGTCGTGGGCGGACGCCGAGGCCCGGCCGGGGTGGATCCGGCTGCGTGGGCGGCACGGTCCGGAGTCCCGTTGGGCGCACAGTCTGCTCGGCCGGCGGATCACCGAGCACCGCGCGGAGGCCGAGGTCACCGTCGAGGCCCGGCCGCGCAGCTTCACCGAGGCGGCGGGGCTGGTCCTCTGGTACAACACCGAGGCCTACCTGGCGCTGGACCTGACCTGGGCCGAGCCCGAGGGTGAGGGGCAGCGTGGGCAGCAGTGGCGAGGGGCGGGGCGTACGGTGCTCAGCCTCGTGGAGCGGGACGAGGACGGCATCCGGCAGGTGGCCCTGGCCGAGGTCGACGCCGACCGGCCCATCACGCTGGGGGTGAGCGTCGAGGACGGGGCCGCGCGCTTCTGGTACGTCACGGAGACGGAGCGGACACGGATCGGACCGCCGCTCGACTTCACCAAGCTCTCCGACGACCACGGATCGAGACTGCGCTTCACCGGCGCGATGGCCGGCATCCATGCGGTGGACCTGGTGCACGGGGCGTTCACGGCCGACTTCGGCGGGTTCCGGCTCAGCTGCCACGGACAGTAAGCGCGTTCGGTCTTTCGAAAGTCACGGATCACACAGGGATGCCGGCACTGGCCAACTCTGACCTCAGCCCGACCTCTTTCGGACTCCGCGGGGTCAACTTAGGGTAGGAAGCGCTTACTGTTTTCCGCGCTGGTCGAAACTTTCCAGGGCCCTCGGGCGGGCCGGAGAGGTGGTTCCCGATGGTCCGTACGGGAGGTACGAGCGTGGCGGCCGGGCCGACCCTCGCGGTCGTGGCCCGGGAGGCGGGGGTGTCCGTGCCCACCGCCTCCAAGGTCGTCAACGGTCGTGAGGACGTCGCGCCCGAGACACGGCGCCGGGTCACGGAGGCCCTGGACCGGCTGGGATACGTCCGCCGGCCCCGGTTCGACGCGGCGAAGCCGCCGGGCCTGGTCGACCTCGTCGTGCACTCGCTGGAGACCTCCTGGTCGGGTGCGGTGCTGCACGGGGTGGAGGAGGCGGCCCACGACGCGGGTCTTGAGGTGGTCGTCTCGGCGGGGCTCACCCGCAGCCGGGGCGACCGCCCGGAGCGGGGCTGGCTGGACAAGCTCATCGCCCGTGGCTCCTCGGGGGTGTTGTTCAACCTGGCGGAGCTGACACCGTCGCAGTACGCGTGGCTGGAGCAGCACCGCATCCCGTTCGTGATGATCGACCCGGTGCTCGAACCGCCGCCGGGCGTGGTGTCGGTGGGTGCGGCGAACTGGCAGGGCGGGGTGACCGCGACCGAGCATCTGCTGGCGCTCGGCCATGAGCGGATCGCGATCGTCGCCGGACACCGGCGCAGGATGTGCAGCACCGCCCGGATGGCCGGCTACCGCTCGGCACTCGCCACCGCCGGGGTCCGCCAGCGCCCCGAGTATGTGCGGTACGCCGGTTTCGACGAGGCCGAGGCCCGCCACCGCATGCTGGAGCTCCTCGACCTGCCGGAGCCGCCGACGGCCGTCTTCGTCTGCTCGGACCGGATGGCGCTCGGGGTCTACGAGGCGCTCGCCGCCCGGGGTCTGCGGGTGCCGGACGACATGAGCGTCGTCGGCTTCGACGACCTCCCCGAGTCCCGCTGGCTCGCCCCGGCCCTGACCACGATCCGCCAGCCCCTGTCGGAGATGTCGGCGACGGCCCTGCGGCTCCTGGTCCGCATGATGGACGGCAAACGCCCCGAGGGCACGCGCACGGAGCTGTCGACGCGCCTGGTGGAACGCACGAGCACGGGGCGCCCGCGCGACCAGGGGAACGCGGGGAGCGGCGGCTAGTCGAGCCCGGCCGCCCAGGTGATGCCGCCCAGCAGATGGGCGCGGAAGTCCGGGTCCTCGTAGGCCTCGGGGGCGTGGCCGAGGGCCGTGTAGAAGACCCGGCCCGCGCCCTGCTCGCGGCACCACACCAGCGGGTGGTCGGCGCCCATGCCGCCGCCGTCGTACGAGGACTCGTCGGCGGACGCCAACACCCGTACCGCGTCACGCGGGTTGGTGCGGAAGTCGTACCACTCGTCGGTGAACTCCCAGACGGCGGGCAGCTGCCGGGTGGCGGGGTGGGTACGGTCCTCGATCAGCACCTTGCCGGGCTGGTGGGCGGGGTGACGGTCGAACCGGGCGCCCAGCATCTCGCCGTAGTAGGGCCAGTCGTACTCGGTGCAGGCCGCCGCGTGGATGCCGACGAAGCCGCCGCCCGACTCCAGATAGGCGGCGAGGCGCGCGCGGCCGGGGGCGGTGAGGACCTCGCCGCTGGTGGAGAGGAAGACGACGGCGGCGTACCCGTCCAGGGGCGTTTCCAGGGCGGCGGGGTCCTCGGTCGCGTCCACCGCGAAGTCGCCGAGGGCGCGTACGGCGGCGATGCCGGCCGGGATGGAGTCGTGCCGGTAGTCGGTGGTGCGGGTGTAGAGGAGGAGCCGGGGAGCCATGTGATCAAGCCTAGGTGAGGGTGGGGCGGTGTCCCAGGGCGCCAGGAGCTGCGAAATTTTCGGGGTGACCGCACAGGTGTTCCCCTGCTCGCGCGGCGTTGCGTAGCCTCGGCGGGGATGAACACAATTCCTGCACGACTGGACCACCTGGTTCTGGCGACCCCCGATCTCATGGCGACGGTCGCCGACTTCACCCGGCGCACCGGGGTGGCCCCGGCGCCCGGCGGGGTGCATGTCGGGCTCGGTACCCGCAACTTCCTGGTGGCGCTCGGCGGTTCGGGCTATCTGGAGATCATCGGCCCCGATCCCGAGCAGCCGGCGCCCGAGGGGCCGCGCCCCTTCAGCGTGGACGCGCTGAGCGTGCCGCGCACGGTGACCTGGGCGATCAGCCCGCCCGACCTGGACGCGGCGGTGGCGACCGCCCGGACCCGGGGCTATGACCCCGGCGACATCCACCCCATGAGCCGCCGTACCCCTGACGGCACCCTGCTGGAGTGGCGGCTGACGGACGGCGACACCCAACACCCCTCCGGCCTGGTGCCGTTCCTCATCGACTGGGGCACCGCACGCCACCCGTCCGCCTCCGGCCTGCCCGCCACTCCCCTGCTCGCGCTCTCGGCGACGGCCCCCGACCCCGACGAGATCCGCCACCTGCTCGCGGCCCTCGACACCGAACTCCCGGTCACCGAGGGCCCGTTGGGGCTGACCTTCACGGTGGACACGCCACGGGGCCCGGTCACCTTCACCTGACCGGGGCCGGTCACCTTCACCTGACCGGGCCGCCCGGTCGGTCGGCCTCACACGACCGCACGCACCGCCATCAACAGCCCGCTCGCCCAGTCCAGCCGCACGGTACGGAACTCCTCGCGTGCCTCCAGATCGGCCAACAGCCGTACGACGGAGGCCGCGTGACCCTCGGGCCAGCCGGGCTGCGGGTCGAGGTCGTCGATCAGATAGGTGCCGCCGGGGGCGACGGGTCACCTTCACCCGACCGCGGCCGATCACCTTCACCTGACCGGGCCGCCCGGTCGGTCGGCCTCACACGACCGCACGCACCGCCATCAACAGCCCGCTCGCCCAGTCCAGCCGCACGGTACGGAACTCCTCGCGTGCCTCCAGATCGGCCAACAGCCGTACCACGGAGGCCGCGTGACCCTCGGGCCAGCCGGGCTGCGGGTCGAGGTCGTCGATCAGATAGGTGCCGCCGGGGGCGACGAGTTCCAGAGCCCGGTCCAGGTGGGTGAACTTGCCCGGCCAGGTGTCCGCGAAGACGAGGTCGAAGGGCGCGCCGTCGTAGCCCTCCAGCCATGTCCCGCCGTCGCCGCCGACGAAGGTGACACGCGGATCGTCCCCCAACTCGGCCTGGGCGACGGCCTGGTACCCGGCGTCGAGTTCGACGCTGACCAGCCGGGCGTCCGGGTCCATCCCGCTCAGCAGCCAGGCGGTGCCCTCCCCCACCCCGGTGCCGAGTTCGAGGATGCGGCCACCGGGGCGGCTCGCCGCGAGCACGGCGAGGAGGCTTCCCGTGCGCTCCTCGCAGGACATGGTGAAGCCCGCGTCACGGGCGCGGGCGCGGAGGGCGGCCAGGGCGGCGGGCAGGTGGCGGGGAGTGTCGTCCATCGGCCCATGATGGGAGGGGTACGGGGGCGCGGGCAACGAAGATTTGCGGCTCCCCCGAGCGGTGTCCGATTCCTTCAAGACCACGGGCGCAGGACCTGCCTACGGTGGCCGCATGACTCCACGATTCGACGCCATCGGCCTCGTAGTCTCCGACATGGCCGCCTCGGTCGCCTTCTACCGCAGGCTCGGTCTCACCTTCCCCGAGAACGCGGCGGACGAGCCGCATGTAGAGGCCCAACTCCCGGGCGGTCTGCGCCTGTTGCTGGACACCGAGGCGACCGTCCGCTCCTTCCACGCGGACTGGCGGCCACCGACCGGGGGCGGCAGCCGCACCGGCCTCGCCCTGCGCTGCGACAGCCCCGCCGAGGTGGACACGGTGTACGCGGAGATGGTCGACGCCGGTCACCATGGCGAGCTCAAGCCCTGGGACGCCTTCTGGGGCCAGCGGTACGCGACCCTGCACGACCCGGACGGCAACGGCGTCGACCTGTTCGCCCCGCTACCGACGGCCCAGTAGCTCACCGAGCGGCAGCCCCGCCAACTCCCTTACGTCCCGGGCGAGATGGGCCTGATCGGCGTACCCGGCACAGGCCGCCGTCTCTGCGTACGGCATCCCGCGCCGAGCGAGCCGCAGCGCCCGCTGGAGCCGCAGCACCCGGCCCAGCGTCTTGGGCCCGTACCCGAACGCACCGAGGCACCGCCGGTGCAGTTGGCGGGCGCCGAGCTCCAGCCGGTCGGCGGTGGCGGCGACGGTGCGCCCCGCGTCGAGGGCGTCCACGACCTCCCCGAGCAAGGGATCGGGGGCGCCGGCATCGGCCGCGAGACCGAGCGCCACCTCTTCGAGCCCGCGCGCAGGATCGGCGGCGGCGTTCACGCGTGCGGTGAGCCGGCGGACCCGGCCGGCGGACCAGAGATCGGCAAGTTCGACCCGCCGGTCAAGCACTTCGCGGGCGGGGACCCCGAGGAACGTGGGCGCGGTGCCGGGAAAGAACCGAATACCGGCCCAACCACTCCGCTCACCCCCGGTGACGAACGCGCGCGTATCGGGCCCGGCAACAAGCAACCGCCCGTCGTGCCAGAGCAGATCCATGCACCCGTCGGGAAGGACACGGCCGGGCTGGAACAGGGGCGGGGTGCTGGTCCACACAACGGACCCGGGAAGCCGCCCAGCTCTCTCCGCGTACATACGAACAAGGCTACGGGTCACCCCCTAGGGGCGCGGGGCTGTGTCGATCCGCGGCTCCGCCGCGTGGGCGCGACCAGCCCCCACACACCCGCACCCGCACCCGCACCCGCACCCGCACCCGCCAGCGACCCCTACACCCCCCCTCCCCCGATGCTCCTGAGGACTCACCCCGTACACCCTCTTGAACGCACTCGACAGGGCGAACGCACTCCCGTACCCCACCTCCCGGGCGATCGCCTCCAACGTCGCGTCCCCCTCCCGCAGCCGGTCCGCCGCGAGCGCCAGCCGCCACCCCGTCAGATATGTCATCGGCGGCTCCCCCACCAGCTCGGTGAACCGTCGCCCCAGCGCCGCCCGGGAAACCCCCGCCTTCGCCGCGAGCGACGCCACCGTCCACGGATGTGCGGGATCGTCCTGGACGAGCCGCAGCACCCGGCCCACCACCGGGTCGGCGAGCGCCCGGTACCAGCCGGGTGCCTCCCCCTCGGGGCGGGCGAACCAGGCGCGCAGGGCGGCGATGACGAGCAGGTCGAGGAGGCGGTCGAGGACCACTTCCTGTCCGGGTTCGTCGCGGACGATCTCCTCCATGAGGAGCGGCGTGAGCGGGCAGTCCCACACCTCGGGGGTGAGCGTCAGCAGTGGCGGCAGCGCGTCCAGCAGGCGCCCGCTGACCTCGCCCTGCCACAGATATGTGCCGATCAGCATCACGGCCGACCCGTCGACCCGGTCGCCCCACGTCCGTACGCCGAGGTCCATGACGCCGTTGAGGGAGCGCCCGTCGGGGTAGCGGCACTCCCCGCCCGGCAGTATCAGTGCCTGCGGCTCGGTGCCAGGGTCGTCGGCGCAGGTGTAGGGGTCGGGGCCGCGGGCGATGGCGAGGTCGCCGGCGCGCAGTCGTACGCTCCCCCAGCCTTCGGCCGGGACTCCCATCTCGCTTCGCTCGCCCGCGTCCGGCATGATCCATGCCTCGCCGCGGACCATGAGCATGACGGTGAGCGGGGCGCGGTCCTCGACGCGCACGCTCCAGGGCGGATCGAAGCACGCCCGGATCATGAAGGCGCCCCGCGCGCGGGGCCCTTCGAGAAGGCCTGCGAGAGCGTCCATGGCGTCAGCGTAGACGCCCGCGCATGGGAATGAGCCGTTCAGCGATGGGGTCTTGGGGTGCGTGGGCGTTGACTCGGGGGCATGACGGAGAACACGCAGCGGAACATGACGGTGGTGGTGACCGGCGCCTCGGGTCGTACGGGCAGCCGGGTGGCGGAGTCGGTGCGGGCGGCCGGGTTCGAGGTGCGGGCCGCGTCCCGGGCGCGGGGCTTCGACTGGGAGGACCCGACGACCTGGGCGGAAACCCTGCGGGACGCGGACGCCGCGTACCTCGTGTACCCCTCCGACGTGGGCGCCCCGGCGGCGACCGAGGGGGTGGGGGCGCTCGCCCGGGAGGCCGTGGGGCTCGGGGTGCGGCGGCTGGTGCTGCTGTCCGCGCGGGGTGAGGAGCAGGCGCGGGCGACCGAGGAGGCGCTCAAGACGTCGGGGGCGGACTGGACCCTCGTACAGGCGTCGTGGTTCTCGCAGAACTTCAGCGAGGGTCCGCTGGTGGAGGAGGTGCGGCACGGCGGGCTGACGTTCCCGGCGGGTGAGGTGCGGGAGCCGTTCATCGATGTGCGGGACATCGCGGACGTGGTGGCGGCGGTGCTGTCGTCCGGGGAGCGGTACACGGGGCGGACCGTGGAGGTGACCGGGCCGCGGTTGCTGTCGTTCCGGGAGGCGGTCGGGGAGATCTCCGAGGCGACCGGGAAGAAGCTGACGTACACGCCGGTTCCCCCGCGCGCCTACGGGGAGGCGCTCACCAGGTTCGGGGTGCCCGCGGAGGAGGCGGAGTTCCTGGTGGAGGTGTTCGAGGGGCTGCTCGACGGGCGGAACGCGCGGGTGACGGACGGCGTACGTCAGGTGCTGGGACGGGAGCCCCGGGACTTCGCGGAGTTCGTCCGCGAGTCCACGGCGGCCTGGACGTAGCGGCTAGGAGCCGTCGTTCGACTTGTGCGGGGGATGCGGGCTCTTCACATGGGTGCGCAGTCTCGACGTCACGTCCTCCGGCGGGAGGAAGCGCGACCAGCGCTCCGGGAACTCGGACGGCATGTCCGGGTCGTCCGGGTCGTCGGGGTCGTCGGGGGCGATCTCCCGGTGGGCGGCGGCGCGGGCGACGTACTCGGCGACCTGCGCCTCCCGGATCCGCTCGTTCGCGGCGCGGGCCGCGGCCGTGGCGGCGGCCGGCCAGACGCGGTCGATGGCGGCGTTGACGGCGGCGCCGACGAGGACGGCGAAGGCGGAGACGCCGATCCAGAGCATGACCGCGACGGCGGCGGCGAGCGAGCCGTAGATCGAGGCGCCCTCGATGGTGTTGGTGAGGTAGATGCGCAGCAGGAAGCTGCCCAGCACCCACATGGCGAGGGCGACGAGGGAGCCGGGGACGTCCTCGATCCAGGGGGACCGGACGGGGACCGAGACGTGGTAGAGCGTGGTCAGGAAGGCGATGGACAGCACGATCACCACGGGCCAGTACAGGACCTGGACGACCGTCTCCGACCACGGCACGATCCGGACGACGGCGTCGGGGCCCGCGACCATCAGGGGCAGTGCGATCGAGCCGATGACCAGGGCGGCGAGGAAGAGCAGGAACGCCACCACGCGGGTCTTGACGATGCCGCGGACGCCGTCGAGGCCGTACATGACGGTGATGGTGTCGATGAAGACGTTCACCGCGCGGGAGCCGGACCACAGGGCGAAGAGGAAGCCTATGGAGATGACGTCGGGGCGGCCGCCCTTCATGACGTCGTCGAGGATCGGCTGGGCGATCTGCCGGACGCCCTTGTCGGACAGGATGGTGCGGGAGGCCTCCAGGAGGTTGGCCTCCAGGCTGCTGATGGAGTCGGTGCCGGTCCAGTCGTCGACGTAGCCGAGCAGGCCGATCATGCTGAGCAGCAGCGGCGGCACGGACAGGAGGGTGAAGAAGGCGGCCTCGGCGGCGAGGCCGAGGATGCGGTACTCCATGCAGGAATTGACGGTGTCCTTGAGCAGCAGCCAGGCGGTCCTGCGCTTGGAGACGTTCCGGTAGAGGGCACGCGCCCGGTGGAGACGGCCGGAGGGGGGCCGCTGGGGGGATTCACTTGCTGGCTGCACGACCTAAAGGTATCCGCCGTACGAGGCGGCACTCATCCCCCACGGGGCCGCGCCCGGGACGATTCGGGCCATTTTGCTGTCATGTCCGCGATGGCCGATTGATTCGGTCACACATGTGAACAGCCTGTTCGGGAATTCGGCGGCGCCCGGAAATCGCCAATGCCCGAAATTGCCTTGAATGAGTCATGAATCCCCGGAATCGTTCGGGATCGCATACGTTGCCTGGGCCAGCCTCCCCCCCCTGCCCACCCGAAGTGGAGAGGTGAGGCCATGAGCACGATCCCCAGCGGGACCCGCGACCCCGGGCCCGGCACCGCGGAGTACGAGGTGCCGGCCGCCCCGGTCCGGCACAGCCGGCGGTCCGAGGCCCAACTCCGACACCGGCCGGCCGAGTTGGCGGGCCCGTACCGGGAGCTGCCCGACCGGCGGGTGCACGAGCTGTTCGAGGAGCGGGCGGCCCGGCACCCGGATGCCGTGGCCGTGGTCTCGGCGGACGGGCAGCGGACGTACGGCGAGATCAACTCCCGGGCCAACCGCATCGGGCGGGCGCTGCTGGCCCACGGGCTGCGGCCCGAGGGGGTGGTCGCCGTGCTCCTG
This DNA window, taken from Streptomyces sp. NBC_00663, encodes the following:
- a CDS encoding ABC transporter substrate-binding protein, which produces MNFTSPRRRFAHVAVAGVALTGLLAACGGSDSGDDGSSGASGPVTLPFWGWANGQDAVVKAFNASHKDIKLKYTKVTDQLTMQKQLTNAVKAGNAPCLVQNTAEYVTSWVSQDALADISQYVDSEKGKFNAGAWASAQVQGKSYGVPTSSAPNFTVYRTDVFDKYGLKAPTTWDEFIAAGKVLKKHGVKITNYAGEDPSTLEVLAMQAGAHWYAIDGNSWKVDFQDAGTLKAAKVIQEIIDNDLNSKLSFADYAAVQRNYDNGGTATRQISTWQQAGMVQNFTKSFGKWALAPWPTFAGEAAKTPAGTNLTGSVTLVTKSCENQKQAAEAALWMSTDPGAVKTMASPETGNGVFPALKDSDSYVAEATSEKLLGKNYDAAQTVVKDSLSTITTDWTFGPNWTAMFTEMQAGWAKVVSKEQTVTDLLAHMQEWTVKDLKSRGISVKG
- a CDS encoding carbohydrate ABC transporter permease yields the protein MIRSQRWKGAAFTVPFQLGFVFLYLLPIGYAVYQSLYHEQQSGLGLGGATEKFVGLDNYKEGLTDSAFMGSVLRVVLFACVQIPVMLLISLVLALLLDAVTAKVAGRFRILLLVPYMIPGVVAALVWINLYSPDVGPLTPLGDFFGFHWNFFSPSMVWPSIGNLLTWHGIGYNMVIIYSALQGVPRELFEAARLDGASEWRIARSIKVPFVRGALVLTGMLSIIQMLQIFNEPALFRNITPQTVDDSFTPIMIIYNQAFNAGNYHYAATLSVLLALILGVGSFLFYRLTSREVD
- a CDS encoding carbohydrate ABC transporter permease, whose product is MTMTEERAATTGKVRRLNRPDPAARSRGGQRFLLVGLALASMYSLFPVWWLIVASTKDRTGLYQSNGLWFSDGWHLWDNLRQLFTYNDGIFLRWTANSLLYAGVGSLGGTLLALATGYGLARFQFPGRNLVFACVVGSFLIPIALLTLPLYLLFSEIGLVDTPWAMLIPCLINPFSVYLAKVYTEATIPYELLEAARIDGAGELRIFFSIVLRMMTTGGATVFLLAFVNTWNAFFLPLTVLRGEENWTLNLGLYNWSGKRLESGVDLTSLVLTGALLSIVPMAIMMVAMRRYWRSGVTLGALK
- a CDS encoding glycoside hydrolase family 43 protein, encoding MTVLRNPVIRGFAPDPSLVRVGDWHYVATSSFEWFPTLPIHRSRDLAHWEYAGHVRGAVPGGSLAGVPDSGGVWAPSLSWDGERFWVVYSVVRSVGTPYFDLDTYVSTAPAADGPWTAPRRVASHGFDPALFHGEDGRLWLLNMQSDHRPGGRRFAGIVLTELDRETLVPVGETRLLLQHERLVEGPKLLKRGDWYYLVLAEGGTGFEHGVLVARSRALTGPYELDGRPLLTTRDDPAVPLQKAGHAELVETPDGEWFLSHLAARPLRTPAGPRCPLGRETAVQAVVWDEDGWPRLRHGGHHPAVEVDVPTKEHVVQGEPVEGSLGWPWSALREAVDPSWADAEARPGWIRLRGRHGPESRWAHSLLGRRITEHRAEAEVTVEARPRSFTEAAGLVLWYNTEAYLALDLTWAEPEGEGQRGQQWRGAGRTVLSLVERDEDGIRQVALAEVDADRPITLGVSVEDGAARFWYVTETERTRIGPPLDFTKLSDDHGSRLRFTGAMAGIHAVDLVHGAFTADFGGFRLSCHGQ
- a CDS encoding LacI family DNA-binding transcriptional regulator, encoding MVRTGGTSVAAGPTLAVVAREAGVSVPTASKVVNGREDVAPETRRRVTEALDRLGYVRRPRFDAAKPPGLVDLVVHSLETSWSGAVLHGVEEAAHDAGLEVVVSAGLTRSRGDRPERGWLDKLIARGSSGVLFNLAELTPSQYAWLEQHRIPFVMIDPVLEPPPGVVSVGAANWQGGVTATEHLLALGHERIAIVAGHRRRMCSTARMAGYRSALATAGVRQRPEYVRYAGFDEAEARHRMLELLDLPEPPTAVFVCSDRMALGVYEALAARGLRVPDDMSVVGFDDLPESRWLAPALTTIRQPLSEMSATALRLLVRMMDGKRPEGTRTELSTRLVERTSTGRPRDQGNAGSGG